From a single Cytophagales bacterium WSM2-2 genomic region:
- a CDS encoding ABC transporter ATP-binding protein, with the protein MIKLKDIDKYIDSRFQRTFILKGIELEIQQGEFVTLMGPSGAGKSSLMNIIGMLDEPSAGEYYFFDEPVHKMREKQKSEMHKNYIGFIFQAYHLIDELTVYENIETPLLYKGVNGSQRKSMVAEMLDRFNMVAKKDLFPEQLSGGQQQLVGIARAIVGEPKLLLADEPTGNLHSDQGRQIMDIFQKLNEEGITIIQVTHSEENALRGKRIVRIADGAVASDEKVK; encoded by the coding sequence ATGATCAAACTCAAAGACATTGACAAGTACATTGACTCCAGGTTTCAGCGTACGTTCATTTTAAAAGGCATCGAACTCGAAATACAACAAGGCGAGTTTGTCACACTCATGGGGCCTAGCGGGGCGGGCAAATCTTCATTAATGAATATCATCGGTATGCTGGATGAGCCATCAGCCGGTGAATATTATTTTTTTGATGAGCCCGTGCACAAAATGAGAGAGAAGCAGAAAAGTGAAATGCACAAGAACTACATCGGGTTCATATTTCAGGCGTATCACCTGATCGATGAGCTGACTGTGTACGAGAATATTGAAACTCCTCTGCTTTATAAGGGAGTTAATGGCAGCCAGCGCAAAAGTATGGTGGCTGAAATGCTTGACCGTTTCAATATGGTGGCGAAAAAAGATTTGTTCCCGGAGCAACTCAGCGGAGGCCAACAGCAGTTGGTTGGTATTGCGCGGGCAATTGTCGGTGAGCCGAAATTGTTGCTTGCCGATGAACCTACCGGAAATCTGCATTCCGACCAGGGCAGACAGATCATGGATATTTTTCAAAAACTCAATGAAGAAGGAATAACAATTATACAAGTGACACACTCAGAAGAAAACGCGCTGCGAGGCAAACGCATCGTGCGCATCGCTGACGGTGCTGTTGCTTCAGATGAAAAAGTGAAATAG
- a CDS encoding carboxypeptidase, with amino-acid sequence MKYIALALFFSGLITVSLAQDRTLQAESSVVTNSQVTIKGKVVPYKVTAGTQPVWDKDGKVVASMYYTYYERTDVTERNKRPLVISFNGGPGSASVWMHVAYTGPKLLNIDDEGYPVQPYGIRDNPHSILDVADIVYIDPVNTGYSRILEPKAERSFFFGVNADISYLAEWLNTFVSRNNRWTSPKYLIGESYGTTRVSGLALELQNSHWMYLNGVILVSPTGLGIKRDGPVGDALSLPYYAAAAWFQKALPADLQQKDLNEVLPEVEAFTVDELIPALSKGGFIDEQKRKAIASKVSRYSGLSEKTILHHNLAVPTQYFWKELLREKGFTVGRLDSRYLGIDGQQAGQQPDYNSELTSWLHAFTPAINYYLREVLKYKTDVKYNMFGPVHPWDNNNDRTGENLRLAMAENPYMHLMIQSGFYDGATTYFDAKYTMWQIDPSGKLKDRMRFEGYRSGHMMYLRAEDLATSNEHIRDFIRKSMPAAGQPAKY; translated from the coding sequence ATGAAATACATTGCACTAGCTTTATTCTTTTCTGGTCTGATCACAGTATCCCTGGCCCAGGATCGCACACTCCAGGCTGAATCTTCGGTAGTAACCAATAGCCAGGTAACGATCAAAGGAAAAGTAGTTCCTTATAAAGTCACAGCGGGAACTCAACCGGTATGGGATAAAGACGGAAAAGTAGTTGCTTCCATGTATTACACTTATTATGAGCGGACTGATGTCACGGAACGCAATAAAAGACCCCTCGTCATTTCTTTCAATGGCGGCCCCGGTTCAGCTTCTGTCTGGATGCACGTGGCTTATACTGGCCCCAAACTTCTAAACATTGATGATGAGGGTTATCCCGTTCAACCATATGGAATTCGCGATAACCCACATTCTATTCTGGATGTAGCAGATATCGTCTACATCGATCCGGTGAATACGGGCTACTCACGAATACTCGAACCGAAAGCTGAGCGTTCTTTCTTTTTCGGAGTGAATGCGGATATCTCTTACCTGGCAGAATGGCTCAACACTTTTGTTTCAAGAAATAATCGTTGGACTTCACCAAAGTATCTCATCGGTGAGAGTTATGGCACTACTCGTGTTTCAGGACTCGCCCTGGAACTTCAGAATTCACATTGGATGTATCTCAATGGAGTGATCCTCGTTTCTCCTACGGGACTGGGAATCAAACGCGATGGCCCGGTGGGTGACGCACTCTCACTTCCGTATTATGCGGCAGCAGCATGGTTTCAGAAAGCACTGCCTGCCGATCTTCAACAGAAAGATTTGAACGAAGTCCTTCCCGAAGTAGAGGCATTCACTGTTGATGAATTAATTCCGGCACTCTCGAAAGGCGGATTTATTGACGAACAAAAAAGAAAAGCAATTGCGTCTAAAGTATCACGGTACTCCGGACTTTCTGAGAAAACAATCTTACATCACAACCTCGCGGTACCTACTCAGTATTTCTGGAAAGAATTACTTCGTGAAAAAGGATTCACCGTTGGACGTTTGGATTCACGTTATCTCGGTATTGATGGACAGCAGGCAGGGCAGCAACCCGATTACAATTCAGAACTGACATCCTGGTTGCACGCGTTTACTCCGGCAATCAATTATTATTTACGTGAAGTGCTGAAGTACAAAACTGACGTCAAGTACAACATGTTCGGCCCGGTTCACCCCTGGGACAATAACAATGATCGCACAGGAGAAAATCTCCGGTTGGCGATGGCTGAAAATCCGTACATGCACCTGATGATCCAATCCGGGTTTTATGATGGTGCAACAACCTACTTCGATGCGAAGTACACGATGTGGCAGATCGACCCCAGTGGCAAACTAAAAGACCGGATGCGCTTCGAGGGTTATCGCAGTGGGCACATGATGTACCTGCGCGCAGAAGACCTGGCTACATCAAATGAGCACATTCGCGATTTTATACGCAAGTCGATGCCTGCTGCAGGACAGCCTGCCAAGTATTAA
- a CDS encoding DNA-binding response regulator, with protein sequence MSQVIKVAIADDHQVFRRSLLVLLGREESIKVIAEATDGEELLQQLQTEIPDIILMDIRMPRLDGFETTKVIRDKYPNIKIIAFTTYEFETYVVEMNKLGVKSFLCKEKCEDLARVIKIVHEGGVYFPDDVAEVLQRHLSDAVSATRSSAINLSEMEKTLLHAICKGWSSTQIASVLHKSPRTIEEYRENLYAKFEVDCKEELIVHAVKFNLVNT encoded by the coding sequence ATGAGTCAAGTCATCAAGGTTGCCATAGCAGACGACCACCAAGTCTTTAGAAGGTCACTCCTGGTTTTACTCGGGCGTGAAGAATCGATTAAAGTGATAGCCGAAGCCACCGATGGAGAGGAGCTTCTTCAGCAACTCCAAACGGAGATTCCTGACATCATTCTGATGGATATCCGGATGCCCCGGCTGGATGGTTTTGAAACAACAAAAGTCATTCGAGACAAATATCCCAACATCAAAATCATCGCATTTACGACATATGAGTTTGAGACCTATGTTGTCGAAATGAATAAACTCGGAGTGAAGAGCTTTCTATGCAAAGAGAAATGTGAAGACCTGGCCCGGGTAATTAAAATTGTTCATGAAGGAGGGGTGTATTTTCCTGACGATGTTGCGGAAGTCCTTCAAAGGCATTTGTCTGATGCGGTTTCTGCCACACGGTCTTCAGCTATCAATTTGAGTGAGATGGAAAAGACGTTGCTGCATGCCATATGCAAAGGCTGGAGCAGTACGCAAATCGCTTCAGTACTTCACAAGAGCCCGAGAACGATTGAAGAGTATCGTGAAAATCTATATGCAAAATTCGAGGTTGACTGCAAAGAAGAGTTGATCGTTCACGCAGTGAAATTCAATCTCGTCAATACCTGA
- a CDS encoding cystathionine beta-lyase: MQFGTKAIHAGVEPDPSTGAIMTPIYQTSTYVQESPAKHKGYAYARGANPTRNALQKSIAALEDGKFAICFSSGMGATDAVIKLLNPGDEVITSNDLYGGSYRMFTKVYERFGIKFHFIDLSDAKNAEAYVNSKTKLFWIETPSNPLMRIIDIEACVKLAKKNNCLVAVDNTFASPYLQSPLALGADIVMHSVTKYLGGHSDVIMGALVVNDEKLYQDLAFITNSCGAVPGPQDSFLVLRGIKTLHLRMERHCQNGKKVAEFLRNHPKVGKVFWPGFTDHPNHAIAKKQMRDFGGMLSFTLKNDSVDNAKKLMESVELFSLAESLGGVESLINHPASMTHASIPKEERMKNGLSDSLIRLSVGVEDAEDLLADLEQALAKV; the protein is encoded by the coding sequence ATGCAATTCGGAACGAAAGCCATACATGCGGGAGTTGAACCCGATCCTTCCACCGGAGCAATCATGACTCCGATCTATCAAACCTCTACTTACGTTCAGGAATCTCCTGCGAAACATAAAGGCTACGCATATGCGCGTGGCGCGAACCCTACTCGCAACGCATTGCAAAAGAGCATTGCTGCATTGGAAGACGGGAAATTTGCGATTTGTTTTTCTTCGGGAATGGGTGCTACTGATGCGGTTATCAAGCTATTGAATCCCGGTGACGAAGTAATTACAAGCAATGATCTTTATGGTGGATCATATCGGATGTTTACTAAGGTATATGAAAGGTTTGGTATCAAATTTCACTTTATCGACCTGAGTGATGCAAAAAATGCAGAAGCTTATGTGAACTCGAAGACAAAACTGTTCTGGATTGAAACACCTTCAAATCCACTGATGCGAATTATTGACATTGAAGCCTGTGTGAAACTTGCCAAAAAGAACAATTGTCTGGTGGCCGTGGATAATACATTTGCTTCACCTTATTTACAAAGCCCTCTGGCGCTGGGTGCTGATATTGTCATGCACTCAGTAACGAAATATCTGGGCGGCCACAGCGATGTGATTATGGGTGCCCTGGTAGTCAACGATGAGAAACTGTACCAGGATCTCGCGTTCATTACCAATTCATGTGGAGCTGTACCGGGACCTCAAGATTCTTTTTTGGTCTTGCGTGGTATTAAAACATTGCACCTGCGAATGGAGCGTCATTGCCAGAATGGAAAGAAAGTGGCAGAGTTTCTCAGGAACCATCCGAAAGTCGGAAAAGTATTTTGGCCCGGATTCACAGATCATCCGAACCACGCTATTGCAAAAAAGCAGATGCGCGATTTTGGCGGAATGCTGTCGTTCACGTTAAAAAATGACAGTGTTGACAATGCTAAAAAACTGATGGAAAGCGTGGAGCTCTTTTCGTTGGCCGAATCACTAGGTGGAGTGGAGTCTTTAATTAATCACCCTGCATCAATGACACATGCCAGTATACCTAAAGAAGAGCGTATGAAAAATGGGCTGAGCGACTCGTTGATCCGCCTTAGCGTGGGCGTGGAAGACGCTGAAGATTTACTTGCTGACCTCGAACAGGCGTTGGCTAAGGTATAA
- the bfmBB gene encoding dihydrolipoamide acetyltransferase component of pyruvate dehydrogenase complex has translation MAQAELIMPKMGESIMEATILKWLKKPGDKIEQDESVLEVATDKVDTEVPSSYAGVLKEILAKEGEVVKVGKPIAIITTDATQGKTEEKSPEPVISKSSPIVESKTVPVASNGNGHSHVTNFKSATRFYSPLVKNIAKEEGIAIAELETISGSGSEGRVTKKDILGYVQNRKLGQSVVPSRSISSAPLVPASINAGDEIIQMDRMRKMIAERMVDSKRISPHVTSFVEADVTNIVFWRNKVKNEFQKREGDALTFTPIFIEAVVNAIKDYPMINVQVDGDKIIKKREINIGMAVALPTGNLIVPVIRNADQYNITGLAKVVNDLAKRARENKLKPDELAGGTFTISNVGSFGNVMGTPIIMQPQVAIMALGAVQKKPAVIETPYGDAIAVRHKMFLSHSYDHRVVDGALGGSFVRRVADYLEKFEVNRPI, from the coding sequence ATGGCACAGGCAGAACTGATTATGCCCAAAATGGGCGAAAGTATAATGGAGGCCACTATTTTAAAGTGGCTCAAAAAGCCGGGCGATAAAATCGAACAGGACGAGTCAGTCCTGGAAGTAGCCACAGACAAGGTAGATACGGAAGTCCCCTCCAGTTATGCTGGAGTGTTGAAAGAAATTCTGGCTAAAGAAGGTGAAGTAGTGAAAGTTGGGAAGCCTATCGCCATCATTACAACTGATGCCACTCAGGGAAAGACCGAAGAAAAATCACCTGAGCCCGTAATCAGCAAATCCAGCCCGATAGTTGAAAGTAAGACTGTGCCTGTTGCTTCAAATGGCAATGGCCATTCGCATGTCACCAACTTTAAATCTGCCACACGGTTTTATTCACCATTGGTTAAGAACATTGCCAAGGAAGAAGGAATTGCCATCGCTGAATTGGAAACAATTTCAGGTTCTGGTTCCGAGGGGCGTGTTACCAAGAAAGATATTTTGGGTTATGTTCAGAATCGTAAGCTAGGTCAATCCGTAGTTCCTTCACGTTCAATTTCTTCTGCTCCTCTGGTGCCTGCTTCGATAAATGCAGGAGATGAAATTATCCAGATGGACCGGATGCGCAAGATGATTGCGGAGCGCATGGTTGATAGCAAACGAATCTCTCCGCACGTGACTTCGTTCGTGGAAGCTGATGTGACTAACATTGTCTTCTGGCGCAATAAAGTGAAAAACGAATTTCAGAAACGCGAGGGCGATGCGTTAACGTTTACACCTATATTCATTGAAGCGGTTGTCAATGCTATTAAAGACTACCCGATGATCAACGTGCAGGTGGACGGGGACAAGATTATCAAAAAACGTGAAATTAATATTGGTATGGCGGTGGCCTTGCCTACAGGTAACTTGATCGTGCCTGTTATTCGCAATGCGGATCAATACAATATCACAGGCCTGGCCAAAGTAGTAAATGATCTTGCCAAGCGCGCACGCGAAAACAAACTCAAGCCCGATGAACTTGCAGGCGGAACGTTCACCATTTCCAATGTGGGCTCATTTGGTAATGTGATGGGCACTCCAATTATTATGCAGCCGCAAGTGGCAATCATGGCACTGGGTGCAGTTCAGAAAAAACCAGCTGTCATTGAGACTCCGTATGGAGACGCCATTGCTGTTCGTCACAAAATGTTCCTGTCCCATTCGTACGACCATCGTGTGGTGGACGGAGCATTGGGTGGAAGCTTTGTGCGGAGAGTGGCAGATTACCTGGAAAAATTTGAGGTTAATCGACCGATTTAA
- a CDS encoding CinA-like protein gives MKPVLAELLTIGDEILYGQIVDTNSQWMSVELDKIGVKVIRKTSVGDVESEILTAFAEAEKRADIILITGGLGPTSDDLTKPLLAKYFNCEMKMHPEALADLEALCKSRGWILTETNMQQAILPVCCTKITNPIGSAAGMWFDKNGKVFVAMPGVPFEMKAIMTTHILAKLKEKFPLPTIVHKVIRTIGVGESVLADKIVAWEKALPSHVKLAYLPGIGEVKLRVTGLGENEAALKTEIENLSSKLMPLIGDYVYGYGEEPIEAAIGKLLIEKKLTLSIAESCTGGYVSHMITSVPGSSSYFLGSMIPYDYQIKMRQLGVKPETLEQHGAVSEPTIIEMANIVRAKFNTDVGVATSGIAGPGGATPEKPVGMVWIAYSDKHHTVTRKLQLSKDRSLNIKAASTAVLNLIRLSLPK, from the coding sequence ATGAAACCTGTACTTGCTGAGCTGCTGACCATCGGAGACGAAATTTTGTACGGACAAATCGTAGACACCAATTCACAATGGATGAGTGTGGAGTTGGATAAGATTGGAGTTAAAGTTATTCGCAAAACGTCTGTTGGCGATGTGGAGAGTGAAATTCTTACTGCATTCGCGGAAGCAGAGAAAAGAGCCGACATCATTTTGATTACGGGAGGCCTTGGCCCGACAAGCGATGATCTTACAAAGCCATTACTGGCGAAATATTTTAACTGCGAGATGAAAATGCACCCGGAAGCCCTGGCTGATCTGGAGGCGCTTTGTAAAAGTCGAGGTTGGATACTGACGGAGACGAATATGCAGCAGGCAATTCTGCCTGTGTGTTGCACCAAAATCACCAACCCGATTGGGAGCGCTGCGGGCATGTGGTTTGATAAGAACGGTAAAGTTTTTGTTGCTATGCCGGGTGTGCCTTTCGAAATGAAGGCAATCATGACTACGCACATCCTGGCGAAGTTGAAAGAAAAATTTCCACTCCCGACTATCGTTCATAAAGTGATTCGTACGATTGGTGTTGGTGAATCAGTGCTTGCAGACAAAATTGTTGCGTGGGAGAAAGCCCTGCCATCACATGTTAAACTGGCATACCTTCCGGGCATTGGAGAGGTAAAGTTGCGTGTGACGGGTCTCGGCGAAAATGAAGCAGCACTGAAAACCGAAATCGAAAACTTATCTAGCAAACTTATGCCACTGATTGGAGATTATGTTTACGGATATGGAGAAGAACCAATTGAAGCCGCTATTGGAAAACTTCTCATTGAAAAAAAATTGACATTATCGATTGCTGAAAGTTGTACGGGAGGATATGTCTCACATATGATTACCAGCGTACCGGGAAGTTCAAGCTATTTTTTGGGAAGCATGATCCCTTACGACTATCAGATTAAGATGCGGCAATTGGGTGTAAAACCTGAAACGTTGGAGCAGCACGGAGCTGTGAGCGAGCCTACGATTATTGAGATGGCCAACATTGTTCGCGCTAAATTTAATACAGACGTTGGCGTTGCAACCAGCGGCATCGCAGGCCCAGGTGGTGCTACTCCTGAAAAACCAGTGGGCATGGTATGGATCGCTTATTCGGATAAGCATCACACTGTTACCCGAAAATTGCAACTATCCAAAGACCGGTCGCTCAATATTAAAGCAGCATCAACAGCAGTTTTGAATTTGATCAGGCTTAGTTTGCCGAAATGA
- a CDS encoding lactate 2-monooxygenase, whose amino-acid sequence MVVESLTRQREIYINGFAGIPSDTPVLFRELEEMARKKLSARAYAYIAGGAGNESTLRANTQSFENLKIVPRMLRDVSVRDTSIDLFGKRLNSPLLLAPIGVLELAHPVADVGVAKAAAALNVPYIFSSQASRSMEDASAVMSDSMRWFQLYWSKSNELVKSFVQRAEKCKCSAIVVTLDTTMLGWRSRDLDMAYLPFLEGRGIAQYTSDPVFQQLMEKEEPQTKRKVSLHSIAGLIQMTKNYPGNNFFSKLSSGRPIKAVQKFISIYSNPALTWNDLKYLREITKLPVVLKGILHPDDARKAIDHGIDGIIVSNHGGRQVDGSISTIEALPAIADAVQQKIPVLIDSGIRGGADIFKALALGAKAVCIGRPYVYGLAVAGESGVKEVVQNMLADFELTMGLAGCKNIAEIEKDNIRS is encoded by the coding sequence ATGGTTGTAGAATCACTTACCCGTCAACGCGAAATTTATATTAACGGTTTTGCCGGCATTCCTTCTGATACCCCGGTTTTGTTTCGTGAGCTGGAGGAAATGGCGCGCAAAAAACTTTCGGCACGAGCCTACGCTTACATTGCCGGAGGGGCAGGAAATGAAAGCACACTTCGTGCAAATACACAATCCTTCGAAAACCTTAAGATTGTTCCTCGCATGCTTCGCGATGTAAGTGTGCGCGATACAAGCATTGATCTCTTTGGAAAAAGACTGAATTCGCCTCTGTTACTCGCACCGATCGGTGTTTTAGAATTAGCTCATCCAGTTGCGGATGTAGGTGTCGCTAAAGCTGCCGCTGCTTTGAATGTTCCGTATATTTTTTCAAGCCAGGCGTCACGATCAATGGAGGATGCTTCAGCTGTTATGAGTGACAGTATGCGTTGGTTTCAGTTGTATTGGAGTAAGTCAAATGAGCTCGTAAAAAGTTTTGTGCAACGGGCGGAAAAATGCAAATGCTCCGCCATTGTTGTAACGCTCGACACTACTATGCTCGGCTGGCGTTCACGCGACCTTGACATGGCTTACCTTCCATTTCTTGAAGGCCGTGGAATTGCACAATATACTTCTGATCCGGTGTTTCAACAGTTAATGGAAAAAGAAGAGCCGCAAACAAAGCGCAAGGTCTCACTGCATTCAATTGCAGGACTGATTCAAATGACAAAAAACTATCCCGGAAATAATTTCTTTTCAAAACTGAGTTCAGGTCGTCCCATCAAAGCCGTTCAAAAATTTATCAGTATTTATTCTAATCCAGCCCTTACCTGGAATGACCTCAAATACTTACGGGAAATCACCAAACTTCCGGTAGTCTTAAAAGGCATTCTCCACCCGGACGATGCTCGTAAAGCAATTGATCACGGAATTGACGGTATCATTGTATCTAATCACGGTGGCCGCCAAGTGGATGGCAGCATCAGTACAATTGAAGCACTGCCTGCTATAGCCGATGCCGTTCAACAGAAAATTCCGGTGTTAATTGACAGCGGTATTCGCGGAGGCGCTGATATTTTTAAAGCATTGGCATTGGGAGCAAAAGCAGTGTGCATCGGAAGACCGTACGTTTACGGCCTCGCAGTAGCGGGAGAAAGCGGTGTAAAAGAAGTTGTTCAAAATATGCTTGCCGATTTTGAACTTACCATGGGGCTTGCAGGTTGTAAGAACATTGCAGAGATCGAAAAAGACAACATCAGGAGTTAA
- a CDS encoding oxidoreductase → MNLFDKHQPVLSKAIEALHSRIFFAAYPENPAPAVYGETADADGQAKFKSHLGKKFEELKQSGATGWGGQEESPYTQEALNISYPLFSVPSLIDNSKKAFHQWRKVSAKDRAGILMESLDRAKKRFFEIAYATMHTTGQGYMMSFQASGPHAADRALEAIAAGYEELNRFPGKVMWDKPMGKFNIQLNKEWRAVPKGISVVIGCSTFPTWNSVTGIYGSLITGNVTIVKPHPGAILPIAIFVAEIQSVLAENNMDPLTCQLAVDTFDKMITKELAEHPDVKLIDYTGNSAFGSYLEALPGKTVFTEKTGVNSVILDSVEDVDKAAANLAFSVNLYSGQMCTAPQNLYIPADGINSPAGKISFDDFAQKFAAQITGLVDNPKAGPFVLGAIQNKKTTERIAEAEKLPGKVILKSKTIENPQFKNARTATPIVVEIDSSKKDIFSKELFGPIALLIKTKNTNESIALAQEIAMKHGAISCAAYTTDATVREKVADEMSLAATPVSFNLTGGTYMNQNAAFSDFHVTGGNPSGNASFTNPEYVTKRFTWVGHREPVKA, encoded by the coding sequence ATGAACTTATTCGACAAACACCAACCTGTACTTAGTAAAGCTATCGAGGCGCTGCACTCACGTATTTTTTTTGCAGCATATCCTGAAAATCCGGCACCAGCAGTTTATGGTGAGACCGCCGATGCTGATGGCCAGGCAAAATTCAAAAGCCATCTTGGAAAAAAATTCGAAGAGCTAAAGCAGTCCGGAGCAACCGGATGGGGCGGACAGGAAGAGTCTCCTTATACACAGGAAGCGCTCAATATTTCTTATCCACTGTTCAGCGTTCCTTCATTAATTGATAATTCTAAAAAAGCATTTCATCAATGGAGAAAAGTAAGTGCAAAAGACCGCGCTGGAATTTTGATGGAGTCGCTTGATCGCGCTAAGAAAAGATTTTTTGAAATCGCTTACGCCACCATGCATACTACGGGACAGGGTTACATGATGTCGTTCCAGGCAAGCGGACCTCATGCGGCCGATCGTGCCCTCGAAGCAATCGCTGCAGGTTATGAAGAACTGAATCGTTTTCCCGGAAAAGTGATGTGGGACAAGCCCATGGGAAAATTCAACATACAATTAAATAAAGAGTGGCGTGCAGTGCCCAAAGGAATTTCAGTAGTAATAGGCTGCTCTACTTTTCCTACGTGGAATTCAGTGACAGGCATTTATGGAAGCCTGATCACTGGCAACGTGACAATTGTAAAACCTCATCCTGGGGCTATTCTGCCAATCGCCATTTTTGTTGCTGAAATTCAAAGTGTGCTGGCCGAAAATAATATGGATCCGCTCACGTGCCAATTGGCGGTTGATACATTTGATAAGATGATCACGAAAGAACTGGCAGAGCATCCGGATGTAAAACTCATTGACTACACGGGTAATTCTGCATTTGGATCTTATCTCGAAGCTCTGCCTGGTAAAACTGTATTCACTGAAAAAACCGGAGTTAATTCAGTAATTCTCGATTCAGTCGAAGACGTAGACAAAGCGGCTGCCAATCTCGCTTTCTCCGTGAATTTATATAGCGGGCAAATGTGCACTGCTCCGCAGAATCTCTACATCCCCGCTGATGGGATCAATTCTCCGGCCGGAAAAATATCGTTCGATGATTTTGCACAAAAGTTTGCCGCACAGATTACCGGCCTTGTCGACAATCCGAAAGCAGGACCGTTTGTATTGGGTGCGATTCAGAATAAAAAAACTACGGAGCGAATTGCTGAAGCCGAAAAACTTCCGGGCAAAGTAATTCTCAAATCGAAAACGATTGAGAACCCTCAATTCAAGAATGCCCGTACGGCAACACCGATTGTTGTTGAAATTGATTCCAGCAAGAAAGATATCTTCAGTAAAGAACTTTTCGGCCCCATTGCATTATTAATCAAAACAAAGAACACGAATGAATCAATTGCCCTTGCCCAGGAAATAGCAATGAAGCATGGTGCGATCTCGTGTGCTGCGTACACCACCGATGCAACCGTACGTGAAAAAGTAGCAGACGAAATGTCGCTTGCTGCAACACCGGTTTCGTTCAATCTGACCGGTGGAACCTACATGAACCAAAATGCTGCCTTTTCTGACTTCCACGTGACAGGCGGAAATCCTTCAGGCAATGCTTCTTTCACCAACCCGGAATATGTTACAAAACGATTTACGTGGGTTGGACATAGAGAACCTGTGAAAGCATAG
- the bla gene encoding beta-lactamase, whose product MKYFVALLILLGSIGANSQDKKLTISRLTGDLYVYTTSQVFGGTLFPANGMYLLTDHGAVMIDTPWDTTQFQPLLDSIRVKHHKKVVMCIATHFHEDRTAGLEFFRKQGVKTFTTKLTDDLSKKNNKKRAEYLINGDTTFRVGQYSVQTFYPGQGHSPDNIVIWFDKNRVLYGGCFIKSTEASDIGNLSDANTKAWPASIQAIQEKFPKIRYVIPGHQGWQDKKSLEHTLELIKKSESKK is encoded by the coding sequence ATGAAATACTTCGTTGCTCTGCTAATTCTGCTAGGTTCGATTGGTGCAAACAGCCAGGATAAAAAATTGACGATCTCAAGACTGACCGGTGATCTCTATGTCTACACTACGTCACAAGTTTTTGGCGGCACTTTATTTCCCGCAAATGGGATGTACTTATTAACCGATCACGGAGCCGTAATGATTGATACTCCCTGGGATACTACACAGTTTCAGCCGTTGCTCGACAGCATCCGCGTGAAGCATCATAAAAAAGTGGTGATGTGCATTGCCACCCATTTCCATGAAGACCGCACTGCCGGACTTGAATTCTTCCGGAAGCAAGGCGTGAAAACTTTTACTACCAAACTCACGGACGACTTAAGCAAAAAGAATAACAAAAAAAGAGCCGAGTACCTGATCAATGGCGACACGACTTTTCGAGTCGGTCAGTATTCAGTTCAAACATTCTATCCTGGCCAGGGTCATAGTCCGGATAACATAGTGATTTGGTTTGACAAAAATCGCGTGCTTTACGGAGGCTGTTTTATCAAAAGCACTGAGGCAAGTGATATTGGAAATCTCAGCGATGCAAATACCAAAGCATGGCCGGCTTCTATCCAGGCTATCCAGGAAAAATTTCCAAAAATCAGATATGTCATTCCCGGCCATCAAGGCTGGCAGGATAAAAAATCACTTGAGCATACCCTTGAGTTGATCAAGAAAAGTGAAAGTAAAAAATAG